A portion of the Flavobacterium magnum genome contains these proteins:
- a CDS encoding ribonucleotide-diphosphate reductase subunit beta encodes MSTQEPILQENKNRFVIFPIKHHDIWEWYKKMEASFWTAEEIDLSQDLNDWNNKLNEDEKYFIKHILAFFAASDGIVNENLAENFVNEVQYAEAKFFYGFQIMMENIHSETYSLLIDTYVKDEFEKDQLFNALEVFPAIRKKAEWALRWIASDSFAERLIAFAAVEGIFFSGAFCSIYWLKKRGLMPGLTFSNELISRDEGVHCDFAVHLHNHHLIHKVPKKRIREIIVEALDIEREFITESLPVSLIGMNANLMTQYLEFVTDRLLVELGCNREYNTSNPFDFMDMISLQGKTNFFEKKVSEYQKAGVLNSGNGNDTDAQKISFDADF; translated from the coding sequence CGATCAAGCACCACGACATTTGGGAGTGGTATAAGAAAATGGAAGCGAGTTTCTGGACTGCTGAGGAAATCGACCTGTCGCAGGACTTGAATGACTGGAACAACAAGCTTAACGAGGACGAGAAATATTTCATCAAACACATACTGGCATTTTTCGCTGCCTCAGACGGTATCGTAAACGAGAACCTCGCCGAGAATTTCGTAAATGAGGTACAGTACGCGGAAGCCAAATTCTTTTACGGTTTCCAGATCATGATGGAAAACATCCACAGTGAAACCTATTCGCTTTTGATCGATACTTACGTAAAGGATGAGTTTGAAAAAGACCAGCTTTTCAATGCGCTGGAAGTGTTTCCGGCCATCAGGAAAAAGGCGGAATGGGCTTTAAGATGGATTGCTTCCGATTCGTTTGCGGAAAGGCTGATTGCATTCGCTGCGGTGGAAGGAATCTTTTTCTCGGGCGCGTTCTGCTCCATTTACTGGCTCAAGAAACGCGGACTGATGCCGGGGCTGACCTTTTCCAACGAATTGATTTCGAGGGATGAAGGTGTGCATTGCGATTTTGCCGTGCACCTGCACAACCACCACCTGATCCATAAAGTGCCGAAAAAACGCATCCGGGAAATTATCGTGGAAGCGCTGGATATCGAACGCGAATTCATTACAGAGTCGCTGCCGGTCAGCCTGATTGGGATGAATGCCAATTTAATGACACAATATCTCGAGTTTGTGACCGACCGCCTGTTGGTGGAATTGGGCTGCAACCGCGAATACAATACCTCAAACCCGTTTGATTTCATGGACATGATTTCATTGCAGGGGAAAACGAATTTCTTTGAGAAAAAAGTATCGGAATACCAGAAAGCCGGTGTGCTGAACAGCGGCAACGGAAACGATACCGACGCACAAAAGATTAGTTTCGACGCCGATTTTTAG